One stretch of Nicotiana tabacum cultivar K326 chromosome 18, ASM71507v2, whole genome shotgun sequence DNA includes these proteins:
- the LOC107794456 gene encoding very-long-chain aldehyde decarbonylase CER3-like isoform X2: MEAPLSTWPWDNLGSFKYLLYGPLLAKWLYSRYQEDNIKETWCLHILIICLLRCSMHHTWNTFSGMLFLTRNRQINKEGVGFKQIDNEWDWDNFILLHGIMGSLVFYMLKDLINLPLWDFKGLMAVAILHIAISEPLYYFLHKKFHGSYLFNHYHSLHHSSPVLQPFTAGHATLLEHIILAAVMGIPILGTCLLGYGSITMIYGYILIFDCLRCLGHSNFEIIPHQLFQAFPTLKYLLYTPTYHSLHHTEMETNYCLFMPLFDVLGNTLNPKSWEMHTKLSVESGKNGRVPDFVFLAHVVDLTSAMHVPFLFRSFGSKPFSTRLFLLPLLPITFVVMLVMWAYSKVFLNSFYNLRGRLHQTWVVPRFGFQYFLPFAAEGINNQIEQAILRADRLGVKVISLAALNKMLTSSTERFQKIQKEAPAEYQKYLVQVTKYEAARNCKTWIVGKWITPREQSYAPKGTHFHQFVVPPILSFRRDCTYGDLAAMRLPEDVQGLGSCEYTMERGVVHACHAGGVVHSLEGWTHHEVGAIDVDRIDLVWEAAMKHGLKPVSSLKKTD, translated from the exons ATGGAAGCTCCATTGTCAACTTGGCCATGGGACAACTTGGGAAGTTTCAAG TATTTACTATATGGACCTTTGCTTGCAAAATGGTTGTACTCAAGATATCAAGAAGACAATATCAAGGAAACATGGTGTCTACATATTCTCATTATATGTTTACTTAGATGCAGTATGCATCATACCTGGAATACTTTCAGTGGCATGTTGTTCTTAACTCGAAACAGACAAATAAACAAGGAAGGTGTTGGTTTTAAGCAAATTGACAATGAGTGGGACTG GGATAATTTCATATTGCTTCATGGTATAATGGGTTCACTAGTTTTCTACATGCTTAAAGACCTAATCAATCTTCCTTTATGGGACTTCAAAGGATTAATGGCTGTTGCAATTCTCCATATAGCAATTTCAGAACCCCTTTATTATttcttgcataaaaaatttcATGGAAGCTATCTATTCAACCATTATCATTCACTCCATCACTCGTCACCTGTACTCCAACCCTTTACAG CTGGACATGCTACACTTTTGGAGCACATAATATTAGCTGCAGTGATGGGAATTCCAATTTTAGGAACTTGTCTCTTGGGATATGGATCAATAACTATGATATATGGTTATATATTGATCTTTGATTGCTTAAGATGTTTGGGACATAGCAATTTTGAGATTATTCCTCATCAACTATTTCAAGCATTTCCTACTCTTAAATATCTTCTCTACACCCCAAC GTATCACAGCCTACACCACACAGAAATGGAGACCAATTATTGCCTCTTTATGCCACTTTTTGATGTTTTAGGGAATACTCTAAATCCAAAATCATGGGAAATGCACACAAAATTAAGTGTTGAATCAG GCAAAAATGGGAGGGTACCAGATTTTGTATTTTTGGCACATGTAGTGGATTTGACATCTGCAATGCACGTTCCATTCCTATTTAGATCATTTGGGTCAAAACCTTTCAGTACCAGGCTCTTCTTGCTTCCCTTATTGCCCATTACTTTTGTAGTTATGTTGGTTATGTGGGCATATTCCAAGGTCTTTTTGAACTCTTTCTACAACTTAAGGGGTCGATTGCATCAAACTTGGGTGGTTCCTCGCTTTGGTTTTCAG TATTTCTTGCCATTCGCAGCTGAAGGGATTAATAATCAAATAGAGCAAGCAATCCTTAGAGCTGATAGATTGGGAGTCAAAGTTATTAGCCTTGCTGCATTGAACAAG ATGCTAACATCATCAACCGAAAGATTTCAAAAGATCCAAAAGGAAGCTCCTGCTGAATACCAGAAGTACTTAGTCCAGGTGACAAAGTATGAAGCTGCCAGAAATTGTAAG ACATGGATAGTTGGAAAATGGATAACACCAAGAGAGCAGAGTTATGCACCAAAAGGAACTCATTTCCATCAATTTGTGGTTCCTCCAATTTTGTCCTTTAGAAGAGATTGTACATATGGTGATCTTGCTGCTATGAGATTACCTGAAGATGTTCAAGGACTTGGATCTTGTGAG TATACAATGGAAAGAGGGGTAGTCCATGCATGCCATGCAGGAGGAGTGGTTCATTCATTAGAAGGATGGACACACCATGAAGTTGGAGCTATTGATGTAGACAGAATTGACTTAGTTTGGGAAGCTGCTATGAAACATGGTCTAAAGCCAGTGTCAAGTCTCAAAAAGAcagattaa
- the LOC107794456 gene encoding very-long-chain aldehyde decarbonylase CER3-like isoform X1 has protein sequence MEAPLSTWPWDNLGSFKYLLYGPLLAKWLYSRYQEDNIKETWCLHILIICLLRCSMHHTWNTFSGMLFLTRNRQINKEGVGFKQIDNEWDWDNFILLHGIMGSLVFYMLKDLINLPLWDFKGLMAVAILHIAISEPLYYFLHKKFHGSYLFNHYHSLHHSSPVLQPFTAGHATLLEHIILAAVMGIPILGTCLLGYGSITMIYGYILIFDCLRCLGHSNFEIIPHQLFQAFPTLKYLLYTPTYHSLHHTEMETNYCLFMPLFDVLGNTLNPKSWEMHTKLSVESGKNGRVPDFVFLAHVVDLTSAMHVPFLFRSFGSKPFSTRLFLLPLLPITFVVMLVMWAYSKVFLNSFYNLRGRLHQTWVVPRFGFQYFLPFAAEGINNQIEQAILRADRLGVKVISLAALNKNEALNGGGTLFVNKHPNLKVRVVHGNTLTAAVILKEIPEDVTEAFLSGATSKLGRVIALYLCRRQVRVLMLTSSTERFQKIQKEAPAEYQKYLVQVTKYEAARNCKTWIVGKWITPREQSYAPKGTHFHQFVVPPILSFRRDCTYGDLAAMRLPEDVQGLGSCEYTMERGVVHACHAGGVVHSLEGWTHHEVGAIDVDRIDLVWEAAMKHGLKPVSSLKKTD, from the exons ATGGAAGCTCCATTGTCAACTTGGCCATGGGACAACTTGGGAAGTTTCAAG TATTTACTATATGGACCTTTGCTTGCAAAATGGTTGTACTCAAGATATCAAGAAGACAATATCAAGGAAACATGGTGTCTACATATTCTCATTATATGTTTACTTAGATGCAGTATGCATCATACCTGGAATACTTTCAGTGGCATGTTGTTCTTAACTCGAAACAGACAAATAAACAAGGAAGGTGTTGGTTTTAAGCAAATTGACAATGAGTGGGACTG GGATAATTTCATATTGCTTCATGGTATAATGGGTTCACTAGTTTTCTACATGCTTAAAGACCTAATCAATCTTCCTTTATGGGACTTCAAAGGATTAATGGCTGTTGCAATTCTCCATATAGCAATTTCAGAACCCCTTTATTATttcttgcataaaaaatttcATGGAAGCTATCTATTCAACCATTATCATTCACTCCATCACTCGTCACCTGTACTCCAACCCTTTACAG CTGGACATGCTACACTTTTGGAGCACATAATATTAGCTGCAGTGATGGGAATTCCAATTTTAGGAACTTGTCTCTTGGGATATGGATCAATAACTATGATATATGGTTATATATTGATCTTTGATTGCTTAAGATGTTTGGGACATAGCAATTTTGAGATTATTCCTCATCAACTATTTCAAGCATTTCCTACTCTTAAATATCTTCTCTACACCCCAAC GTATCACAGCCTACACCACACAGAAATGGAGACCAATTATTGCCTCTTTATGCCACTTTTTGATGTTTTAGGGAATACTCTAAATCCAAAATCATGGGAAATGCACACAAAATTAAGTGTTGAATCAG GCAAAAATGGGAGGGTACCAGATTTTGTATTTTTGGCACATGTAGTGGATTTGACATCTGCAATGCACGTTCCATTCCTATTTAGATCATTTGGGTCAAAACCTTTCAGTACCAGGCTCTTCTTGCTTCCCTTATTGCCCATTACTTTTGTAGTTATGTTGGTTATGTGGGCATATTCCAAGGTCTTTTTGAACTCTTTCTACAACTTAAGGGGTCGATTGCATCAAACTTGGGTGGTTCCTCGCTTTGGTTTTCAG TATTTCTTGCCATTCGCAGCTGAAGGGATTAATAATCAAATAGAGCAAGCAATCCTTAGAGCTGATAGATTGGGAGTCAAAGTTATTAGCCTTGCTGCATTGAACAAG AATGAGGCACTAAATGGAGGAGGGACATTATTTGTAAACAAACATCCTAACCTTAAAGTAAGAGTTGTTCATGGAAATACCTTAACAGCAGCTGTTATACTTAAAGAAATTCCAGAGGATGTAACTGAGGCTTTCTTATCTGGAGCCACCTCTAAACTTGGAAGAGTTATTGCTCTTTACCTTTGTAGAAGACAAGTTCGTGTACTT ATGCTAACATCATCAACCGAAAGATTTCAAAAGATCCAAAAGGAAGCTCCTGCTGAATACCAGAAGTACTTAGTCCAGGTGACAAAGTATGAAGCTGCCAGAAATTGTAAG ACATGGATAGTTGGAAAATGGATAACACCAAGAGAGCAGAGTTATGCACCAAAAGGAACTCATTTCCATCAATTTGTGGTTCCTCCAATTTTGTCCTTTAGAAGAGATTGTACATATGGTGATCTTGCTGCTATGAGATTACCTGAAGATGTTCAAGGACTTGGATCTTGTGAG TATACAATGGAAAGAGGGGTAGTCCATGCATGCCATGCAGGAGGAGTGGTTCATTCATTAGAAGGATGGACACACCATGAAGTTGGAGCTATTGATGTAGACAGAATTGACTTAGTTTGGGAAGCTGCTATGAAACATGGTCTAAAGCCAGTGTCAAGTCTCAAAAAGAcagattaa